ACGATTTCTCAACTGCTGATCGAGGAAGCTACGGGACAGGTTTTTGCAGATTACATGCGCGAGCAGATCCTGAGGCCGCTGGGTATGCTGCGCAGTGATTATCGATTGACTAAAGAAATTCTGGCCGGTTCTTCCGTGGCTTATGACGGCTGGGGTGACCCCACGCCTAATCCGCGTTTTACAGCGGAGGCTGCAGCAGGTCTGCATACAACAGTTGAGGATTTAGCGACATTTGCAGCGGCTGCATTGGCAGGTCCTGATAAACAACTACCTGGGCGCAACATCTTAAAGCCGGAAACCATCGAACTCATGCTCACACCAGCACCGGCATCGAATGGCACCTATGGGCTGGGGTATTCAACAAGGTCGCTGCCAAAGGCAAAAACCAGCAAGGGACACGGCGGTTCGAATCGCGGCTGGCAGGCTTATTTTCAAATTATACCCGAAAGCCGGGAAGGCATTGTCGTGGTCACCAACGGTTCGAACGGTAGGCATGTGCATTGCCAGGTTTTCTCTGCATGGACCGAATGGGTTACCGGCGATAGACCGGAAAGAGGCTGTCGGAAACCTATCCGCATTGCTTTGATTCCGACGATTTTAGATGACGGGGTTGAGGCCGCCCTTAAACAATACCGGGAGCTAAAAGACACAAATCCGGAGGATTACATTTTTTCCGAAGGACAATTGAATAACTTGGGGTATCAACTACTGGGAAAAGAAAGAATCAAAGACGCTATTGAAATTTTCAAACTCAACGTTGCGGCTTTTCCTGAAGCCGCCAATCCTTACGACAGCCTGGGCGAAGGGTACATGAAAAACGGCGACAAAGAGCTGGCAATTAAGAAT
This region of candidate division KSB1 bacterium genomic DNA includes:
- a CDS encoding class A beta-lactamase-related serine hydrolase; translation: MKLKNLALAIFIALTCLWVKTPGTASEGATDAKKFSQRLDSIVPKLLQENLVPGAAVALIQNGEVVFKKGYGYSDLEKKQPVTPQTGFNIGSISKTVAAWGVMRLVDQGKLDLDVPVEKYLKRWHLPESEFNNEGVTVRRLLSHTAGLSLHGYPGFGPDDNLPSVAESLSGKTNGSGDVHLIMEPGTKWKYSGGGYTISQLLIEEATGQVFADYMREQILRPLGMLRSDYRLTKEILAGSSVAYDGWGDPTPNPRFTAEAAAGLHTTVEDLATFAAAALAGPDKQLPGRNILKPETIELMLTPAPASNGTYGLGYSTRSLPKAKTSKGHGGSNRGWQAYFQIIPESREGIVVVTNGSNGRHVHCQVFSAWTEWVTGDRPERGCRKPIRIALIPTILDDGVEAALKQYRELKDTNPEDYIFSEGQLNNLGYQLLGKERIKDAIEIFKLNVAAFPEAANPYDSLGEGYMKNGDKELAIKNYKKSLELNPDNTNAAEMLKKMENQ